From the genome of Dehalococcoidales bacterium:
TGCGCGCAGGTCGGCGGAGAAAGCCAGGCAGGTAGGATAACCGCACTCTTTGCAGTTGGTTTTGGGAAGCAGCTTGAAGATGGCCATGACTCCGGGTATCTTTCTTTCCGTGTAGAGAGGGGTGATGCTATCCTTTGCCTGCCAGACAGCGTTGATTTTCTCGACAATCTCGCTGGCGAGTTGTTGGGCATGTGAGTAGTCGTTAGCCCGTCCGATCCTGATTTCACGGGGGCGCAGGGCGTAGGCCTGCTCCGGCTCTCTCAAAATCAAAACCCGGTTCTCGTGGTCATACCAGGCATTTTTCATGACCGCGTTCAGGTAGGGGAAAAGAGGACTGATGTCATTCTCCGGTGTGACCAATGCGCCGTACCGTGCCGAACCGGGGGCGCATTCAGGCTCAACCAGCCGGAGTTCGTATTTCTCAATCGGTTTGTCCATTGATTAGATTCTACCACAGGCTCGACCGGGCAGCAAAGGTGTGAGGTCTGCGATTGTAGTAACTAATCCAGCATACCGACGAAGCCTGTCCTGGCGACAGGCCAGGGCACGGAATGACAAATCGT
Proteins encoded in this window:
- a CDS encoding (Fe-S)-binding protein, which produces MDKPIEKYELRLVEPECAPGSARYGALVTPENDISPLFPYLNAVMKNAWYDHENRVLILREPEQAYALRPREIRIGRANDYSHAQQLASEIVEKINAVWQAKDSITPLYTERKIPGVMAIFKLLPKTNCKECGYPTCLAFSADLRAGKVSPEQCPPLSVENRGKVLQLFAEE